The DNA segment agagttgcttatggattatgatattactattctgcatcatctgggaaaggccaatgtagtagccgatgctttgagccgaaagacaATGAGTATGGGGCgtttggcatacattccagttggggagagaccccttgcagttgatgttcagaccttggccaatcggtttgtgagactagatatttcggagcccagtcaggtgttAGCttttgtggtttctcggtcttccttatatgatcgcatcagagagcgccagtatgatgatccacatttgcttgtccttaaggatagggtttggcatgatgatgccagagatgtgaccatcggtgatgatggtgtgttgaggatgtagggctaGATCTGTCTGTCCATTGTGGATGgccttagagagttgattctagaggaggcccatagctcgcggtattctattcatccgggtgtcgcgaagatgtatcaggatttgaggcagtactattggtggagaagaatgaagaaagatattatgggattggtagctcgatgtctcaattgtcagcaggtgaaatatgagcatcagagaccgggtggcttgcttcagcagatggttattcccaagtggaagtgggagagagtcaCTATGGACTTtttggttggacttcctcggactttgaaaaagtttgatactatttgggtgattatggatcggctgaccaagtccgcgcacttcattcctgtgtgtactacctattcttcagagcggttggcagggatttatatccaggagattgttcggttgcatggtgttccggtttccatcatctcagatagaggtactcagtttacttcgtagttttggagagccgtacagagagagttgggtacttaggtggagttgagcacaacatttcatcctcagacggacggacagtctgagcgtactattcagatattggaggaaaTGTTGCTTATGTTATTGATTttagaggttcatgggatgagtttttgccacttgcagagtttgcctacaacaacatctaccagtcgagtattcagatggctccgtatgaggctttgtatgggaggcagtgtagatctccagttggttggtttgagcacggcgaggctaggctattgaggacagatttggttcaggatgccttagagaaggtgaaggtgattcaggagagacttcgtatagcatagtcgcgtcagaagagttatgcggaccggaaggttcgagatgtatcctacatgatTGGTAAGAAGGTATTGCTGaaagtttcgcccatgaagggtgttatgagatttggaaagaaaggaaagttgagtccgcggttcattagtccttttgaggtacttcagaggattggagaggtggcttatatgcttgctctgccacccagcttgtctagcgtgcatccggtatttcatgtttctatgctccggaagtatgttggagatccgtctcatgttttggactgcaacacggttcagttggatgatgatttgacctttgatgtggagccagtagctattttgaaTCTccaggtttggaagttgaggtcaaaagatatagcttcagtgaaagtgcagtggagaggtcggcccgtggaggaggctacctgggagaccgagcgggagatgcggagcagatatcctcacctgtttgaggttttaggtatgtttcttgactcactcgaggacaaacatttgtttaagttggggaggatgtgatgaaccggccagtcgtctcaggagttaccactctgtttcccctatttctacttctttatgctttgttatccatgttttatgtggtcgagtttaGTGGTTTGtgtttggtgtggttttggtaagaaatgagacacttactctcttttaagaaggcttaagttggaaaagtcaaccaaatgttgacttatgagttagagggctcgaatgtgagttctgatgattcagttagcttcgggaggtgatttgtgacttaggagtgtgatcggaattggttttggaggtccggtgtagaattaggcttgaattggcgaagttagtattttggcgatttccggttggtaggtgagattttgatccgagggtcggaatgaagtTCCGAGAGTtactgtagcttcattatgtcatttgtgatgtgtgtgcaaaatttcaggttatttggacgtggtttggttgggtttttgatcgaaagcgtatttcggaagtttttagaaaacttaggcttgaattcgatgagttttgggtaatttgatgttgtttgaggtgttttgatgattgaaacaagtttgaatgaggttttaggatgtgttggtgactttggttgaggtcccggaggcctcgagtgaatttcgggtggtcaatcggaccatttttggaGTTGAGAAATTGTAGAAAATCAGTCCAGCAGTTGCAAgtattttggccttcgcgttcgcaaagggctaGGATCTGGAAGCTACATGTTCGTGAGGGTCtaggccgcgttcgcgaagcgtTCATCAGGCTGTCCACCGCGTTCGCGATATGGTTTCACGTTCGCGTAGGTATAGGAGGAGAGGCATCGCGTTTGCGACCTgcatgtcgcgttcgcgtagaataaAAAGTGGTCAACGCGAATTTGTGTATCACGGTCGCGAGGTGTTggccgcgatcgcgaagaaggaatatcagaACTGGGCAGTAAGTTTATAAAActtttcatccgcgattttgagccatttttccaccatagttgatcattttgagagctctttgagggagattgaagagggattcaaggagaattcattggaggtaagatttttgaacctaaaacgtgattctgttgtgaaattaacctagaaattcatggaaatttagctAACAATggagaactagggcttgggattttgagattttaaattgggatttgaagggccatttgaggtcggattcgaGAACTcttgatatgtatggactcgtggaaggataaggaacccgttgatgtgaaattttttgagttttgagaagtgggcccggggctcgagttttgctaatttcgagatttttgatatttttcgattgttttcgcttgggctttgttcctttagcatattgtgacgtattcattctggttttggtcagattcgacgcgcgaggtgGCCGATTTGTGGGGTaaaggcatagcgagctagagtttttgccggttcgaggtgagtaatgaatgtaaatgatgtcttgagggtttgaaaccccggatttgcacatcgtagtgctatattgaggtgagacacgcgtttGATTATGAGCGTAGGGTCGTTttctattggggattgtgacttggtccatcccgaatgatgcttttaccgcgtatttggttgaagcttatttgttatcatcattatttggactgattgccatatttgggcttcgtgccaactatttgaaccctacggggagttttatcactattttgactactacttgaactcagtcgtaccgttttccactgttttacagcttagccacttttactcggttttgaaacttaaatgatatttctaaatgatgtttgggGCTGAGAACTACTTTTTTAccaatgcccgaggggcttatatgatttctggactgagtacggccaagggccagatgtgaggatactatgggatcgggctgcgcgccgcagcagtgttatactgatattgatatgaggctgagggcctagatttgatgccacgagatggcttgatattgcgctagggtcgtaaggggtccctcccggagtctgcacacccccggtgagcgccgtcgacaaaatatatggatcgggctgcatgccgcagcgggtactatagggtaccgttctatgtgttgattttctttatatgccTGTCACTTAACcgcttatttgttgtagcattaccaTATTTCGTTTCCATTGGTTTACTGCTTTCATATTATTTGTTTAAACGACTGCATTATAGATTATTATATGTTTTTCCGTGACTTCTTAtcctcagtcattatttatgcttattactcactgggtcggagtagtcacattactccatgcaccttgcatgcagatccaggtgttccagaggctgagtgaggattttcagtcgatcagttcatatctaggagcatcgaggtagttgcatggcgtccgcaacccggacctctcccttctatcctttcgtttTATCCGGATTTCCTAGACTGATTATGTATTTGGCtgttaaacttgtactagaggctcgagacttgtgacaccggatctgtATAGGCTATGTAGTAgtattatcatctgaatttccgcatatttaactcgttgtcttaaactcttattagggtaatttagcaatttaactgtgttagctgATAATGATTTTTATAAGAAAATGGATTGAGGTTGTTAGTttgtcaggcttgcctagcagtgtgttgggcgccatcatgaccggggttggggtcgtgataaTAACATGctctcaaaaatattttgacaATTATTCCACAGGTGATTTCTTCCGAAAGGGGGATATGGCGAACTCGGTAAACGCTACAAACTTAATTGGATTGTGCGACAGTAGAATTACCATATTGAAACTTCCATGATTGCGAGATGCCATGTTTTTCAAATCAACAAgtaaaactaaaaacaaaatcaaaactagaaacaaataaaagttcaaacttaaaACCTAGAAACATGTACACCTACAACTGCACCGTTAGTTTCCCGACAATAGTGCGGAAATTCGATCACTCCAACTTGTGTTATAAAAAGGATaggcggtcgctgcaaatataatctggtcgAAGAGTTTGGAGTCGAATCCCATATAGAACTAAGgtttatgtaacgacccggccagtcgtttcgaGAGTTCTAGCCTcgtttccccatttttgcttatTTTTGTGTCCTTCAGCTATATTATGATATGTTGGCTCAGTTGGTTCAGGTCTGGAGTGGATTCGGAgaggatttgagacacttagtctcttttgtgaaggcttaagttagaaagttgaccggatgttgacttatatgtaaacaATATCCGATGTGAATTcggatggttccattagctccattaggtgatttagaggttcgtggtagaattaggcttgaattggcgataGATAGAAATTTAGCAATTTTGGTCGGTAGTGGAAagtttgatatcggggtcggaatgggattccggaagttcgagtaggttcgtggtgtcattttttacgtttgtgcaaaatttcaggtcatttggaggtgttttgataggtttcgacatcgtttgcggaatttgaatttagaagttcttaggcttgaatccgagggtaatttggtgctttgatattgttttgagtgtttcgaaggttcgactaagtttgtatgttgATATataacttgttggtatgtttggtagaGGTTCCGAGGGTTGATTTCGGGTGATTGACGGAACAAGTTTGGAATTTGAGAAATGCTGCAGTTGAACTcaactgtcataaccgcacctgcggagtgagaacaaggtgcgagcccgcagaagcgaTGAAAGAGCTACAGATGCGAGCAAGGCTGAAGTTCTCGCACCTGCTAGACCGCAGGCGCGATACTGTGACCGCATAAGCGGATTCTGAGGAATAAGtgggaaccgcacctgcgatggattttCTGCAGGTGGGGCATCACAGAAGTGACATTTTGACCGTAGATACGATATCtttgggcagaaagtataaattgtggatTTCACGAATTTTGgttcattcttcaccattttcagtCGGTGTTGAAGCGTTTGGGAGCAATTTTGCggagggattcaagggattatCAGTGAGGTAAGTTACTTGAGCCTAATACTCGTATATGTGGTGATTTTCTAttgtttaatcatgtaattagtgaagattaggggtgaaaatgaggggttaggacttgaaattttgaagagtttgatttgaggatttgaggggccgaatggagtcggattttgatgtatttcgtatgtatggactcgagagtgaatgggctttctaattttgtaatttttgtcgaatttcgagacgtgggtctAGGGGTCGAGTTTGggtgaatttcgggatttgtgttcaATTAGTAATTTTCGTGTGGAATTAGTTCCTTGGCCTTTGTTGATTGCATTGTATTGcttatggctagattcgggacgtttggaggccgattcgagaggcaagggcgtcgcgaAGTAGGATttttgcttggtttgaggtaagtaacgcttcctaACTTGGTTCTAAGGGTTTGGAACCCCGAACTATGTATTATGTGATTAGTCTAGAGGTGACGCGCACGCCAAATGACGGGCGTGCACCGTGAAAATTATggcctggttcattccatggcaccgtttagtgactctttcttgttgatatttgtatttctatcatgtgattaagtaatGTGCTGTAAAatatgctagatatcatgttagggCTTTACGTCAGTACTGTTGGGACCCAAGTGATTGTtccttgctgtcatctcattagTCTCATTGATATTATGTACTCAATCTTATTCATGCATTCCATATCATGTCTCAATCTCAGTGGTTATTAtgtggcacatcatatcattgttccaggctagttttcatggcattgtgagctcgtgtgtgagactggagaatgatgactaagtgaggtcgagagcctgattTTGAGTGCCAGTTAtaggatcaggctgcacgccgcggcggttatgttgatgattatgatagcgcttggactgtaggagcccctccagagtctgtaacaCAACTTAGTGAGTGtagttgatattattgagggatggatcttccctggacatggatcttgtccgaagtatttatatctggagatgaatcttctccttagatctggaatggccttcctcggtactgagtgactgttgtcagtgatgtgtatatatttcgGAATGGATCTtcctgggccggatggccatatatagtaccgagtggttgagcacctGAGAGTGGAGGTACATGGTACATTTTCATGCATTCTGTGCATTGGCACGTAGAGATTAGTTGAGCTTTATACTTTACATTGTCCAGATTTGTATTACTTTACTGCTTGAGTTGATTACTTgaattgaaagcatgcctactttactaCACAATTTAATTTTGTTTACTTGATGAGGTTTAGTTcatcactacctatcagtccatagtttggacttgttacatactgagttggtgtactcacgttaccccctgcaccttatATGCAGATCTAGGTATCTTTGGCCATGGTAGCGGCTGTTGACTATTCCAGTTGCAGACTTTCatcggagatagcgaggtagctgcctgacgATTGCAGTCCTGTTTTTATCCTTCTTTATCTTCCCTTTAGTGTATTTTGGTTACtctcagactatgttagtcttgctATATTTCAAAACAATTGTAGtggttgctcatgacttagtgacaccccgatatcgggctattTATTTTTGCACTTTCTTTCCGAGTTGAACTTTTTTTATGAAATTTCAGTATGAAAAAGGTTGTTATCTATCTTTTAATGAAATTTCGAATTGTTTTGGGAGTGTGTCGGCTTTCCTAGATCCATAGGCGCCATCAGGACCTGGtttagttttgggtcgtgacaagttggtacagagcctaggttacataggtctcacgagtcatgagcaggtttagtagagtcttgcggatcggtatggagacttttgtacttatcttcgagaggctacagaacctttagaaaacctcacgttcttgaattcttatcgtgcgaatctgttaattctggtaactaaacttctgttgttctattctctTAAGATGGTGAGGGTACATCTATTGTTAAGGATAGacggccaccagtaccaccagttgaggCCAAAAGAGGCGAGGTCGCGGTCAAGGCCATGGTAGGGCAGGGGTGTAgctcgcacagcagctagggcaacacctacagatccaccagcctTCGGCGTTGATGATcaagtcccagttgtggatgcaccAGCGGAACCAGCTAaggcaccggctgtgcctattgttattcccgGTTTTCATGAGACCTTAGCTCAGATTCTAaccgtgtgcaccagtcttgaTGAGGCGGTTGTTGTTTCTACTACAACAGCTActtcccaggccgggggaggcactcaaactcccgctgcccgtacacctgagcaggttgttcaaggacttcagacaccggaggcaccaccagcccagccggttgcagctactcaggactatgtggttccagtcatgcctgatgacgagcaacatagattggagagatttggtaaACTTTAGCCTCCAATttttagtggtgctgagggcaAGGATGcgcagggtttcttggacaaatgTCAAAGGATTCTCCATACCgtgggtattttggagactagtggggtctcgttcactaccttTTAGTTCTaaggagctgcctttacttggtgggaggattatgagaggcgtagacttgctggtgtagcaccccttacctggtagcagttctccgttctctttctggagaagtatgtgtcgcagtcccgtagagaggagctgcgcagacaattcgagcagttgcgtcaggatgatatgactgtgacgcagtatgagatgaggttttttgagttagctcatcatgttgtttggttggttcctacagacaGTGAGATGATCaggaggttcgtggatggcctcGCATATCAGCTACaaattcttatgaccagagagagggtgtttgatgctccttttgaggaggtggtttaCATTGCTCGAGAGATAGAGTCGGTTCGCCGCTAGGAgcgagttgagagggaggccaagaggcctcggggatttagtagttttggtggtgttccttctagATGTCAGTTCCCGCACGGTAGAGGttgtccattcagacatgctcagtcagctcgtccAAGTCACTGGGGTGGATCATCTACCATGGTCCTCacggttctcatcagggccactcatctctcagtgcccttccaactcagagttcgactcatgcaccatcagttcagggctcatctatgctggttcttctagtgggtatccTAGTGCTCgaggttccctttagtccccaccACCATTTGTCgggagaggttgctttgagtgtggagatttggttCATATCAAGAGATTATGTCCCCACCTTACAAGAGGTTCATCCTAGCAGAGGAGTCAGTCTTCGGCTTCATTACTAGTTACTTCCCCACCCGCCCAGCCAACTCGAGGTGGaggacagtcagctaggggtcgccctagagggggaggccaatcaGGTGATGGTCAGGCCCATTTTTATGCACTCCCTACCAGACCGGATGTTATTGCTTCAAATGTTGTGATCACAAGTATTATCTCAGTTTGCCATAGGGAtacctctatattatttgatcctggttccactttttcaaaCGTGatatcatattttgctcgttatttggatacaccccGCGAGTCTCTTATTTgatctattcatgtatctactcatgtgggcgatactattgttgtggaccacgtatattggtcttgtgtggtgactattaggggtttggagacctgagtaGACCTTTTGctacttagtatggttgattttgatatgatattaagcatggattggttgtctctatGCTATGCTATTCTGAACTTTCACGCTAAGACactgacgttggctatgccgggggtgCCACGACTTGAGTGGATAGGTTCATCAGATTATATTCCCAatagagtgatttcatacttgaaggcccagcggatggttgggaagggttgtat comes from the Nicotiana sylvestris chromosome 4, ASM39365v2, whole genome shotgun sequence genome and includes:
- the LOC138889464 gene encoding uncharacterized protein encodes the protein MDYDITILHHLGKANVVADALSRKTMSMGRLAYIPVGERPLAVDVQTLANRFVRLDISEPSQVLAFVVSRSSLYDRIRERQYDDPHLLVLKDRVWHDDARDVTIGDDVGVEAFGSNFAEGFKGLSVSQEEHAEHLGVVLQRLNEEKLYAKFSKYEFWLSSMEFLGHVVSSEGIQVDLKDKSSSELPQTVLSHGDS